One window of the Cognatishimia sp. WU-CL00825 genome contains the following:
- the glgA gene encoding glycogen synthase GlgA, with translation MNLLFVASECAPFIKTGGLADVIGAVPKALTDAGVSVKVLIPAYPALADLAATGQVVMSFDALFGGPANIIAVQSNGLDILLLQADHLYDRPGSIYLGPDGQDWADNDLRFAALSYAGAQVALNGLGDWKPDVINAHDWQAGLVPAYLKQSGGETPPVVMTIHNIAFQGLFDATRLSTLSLDAELYTPQGIEYFGKISFLKAGLALSDKITTVSPTYAIELLTPEFGMGLDGLLRERQSDLCGILNGIDLDIWSPEKDQALVSTYSGRALKGKAKNRSEVEKRFGLKADSGPLFCVISRLTSQKGLDMLLDCLPDLIAQGGRLAVLGSGDPDLERAFVEASNRYKGSVGTIIGYSEPLSHLLQGGADAILIPSRFEPCGLTQLYGLRYGTIPVVARTGGLADTVIDANEAALLAECATGIQFTPVTATMLGQAIARTCALFAKPKVWASMMRRAMRHPVGWDLSADAYLEVYRSSLEG, from the coding sequence ATGAACCTGCTTTTCGTCGCCTCTGAATGCGCCCCCTTTATCAAAACAGGGGGGTTGGCAGATGTGATAGGCGCAGTTCCAAAAGCGTTGACTGACGCGGGGGTCAGCGTCAAAGTTCTGATCCCAGCTTATCCTGCCCTGGCAGATTTGGCGGCGACGGGGCAGGTGGTAATGTCTTTTGACGCGTTGTTTGGTGGGCCGGCCAATATCATCGCGGTGCAGTCAAACGGGTTGGATATACTCTTGCTGCAGGCCGATCATCTTTATGATCGTCCAGGCAGTATTTATCTGGGACCCGACGGTCAAGACTGGGCTGATAACGATCTACGGTTTGCGGCCCTGTCTTACGCAGGTGCGCAAGTGGCCTTAAACGGACTTGGAGATTGGAAGCCCGACGTCATCAATGCGCATGATTGGCAGGCAGGGCTTGTTCCGGCGTATCTCAAACAAAGCGGTGGTGAAACGCCGCCCGTGGTGATGACCATTCACAACATCGCTTTCCAAGGATTGTTTGACGCAACCCGGCTTTCCACCCTTTCGTTGGACGCCGAACTATATACACCCCAAGGCATTGAGTATTTTGGCAAAATCAGCTTTTTGAAAGCCGGTTTAGCGTTGTCTGACAAGATCACAACGGTCAGCCCAACCTATGCAATCGAATTGCTGACCCCGGAATTTGGCATGGGGCTGGATGGTCTTTTGCGTGAACGGCAATCAGATCTATGTGGTATTCTAAATGGTATTGATCTTGATATCTGGAGTCCCGAAAAGGATCAGGCCTTGGTGTCGACCTATTCCGGGCGGGCGCTTAAGGGCAAAGCCAAGAATCGCAGTGAAGTTGAAAAACGATTTGGGCTAAAGGCCGACAGTGGTCCCCTGTTTTGCGTCATCAGCCGCCTAACCTCGCAAAAGGGTCTGGATATGCTGCTGGACTGCTTGCCAGACCTGATTGCCCAAGGTGGGCGATTGGCTGTCCTTGGCAGCGGGGACCCGGATCTAGAACGTGCCTTTGTCGAGGCATCAAACCGCTACAAAGGGTCTGTTGGCACGATCATCGGTTACAGCGAACCCCTGTCGCATTTACTTCAGGGCGGTGCAGACGCCATTCTTATTCCTTCGCGCTTTGAGCCCTGTGGGCTTACCCAGCTTTATGGGCTGCGCTATGGCACAATTCCGGTGGTGGCCCGAACGGGTGGGCTTGCAGACACCGTAATTGACGCAAACGAAGCCGCATTGCTGGCAGAATGCGCCACAGGCATTCAATTTACACCGGTGACAGCGACGATGCTGGGACAGGCGATCGCACGCACCTGCGCACTCTTTGCAAAACCCAAGGTCTGGGCATCGATGATGCGCCGTGCAATGCGGCATCCTGTGGGTTGGGATTTGTCCGCGGACGCCTATCTCGAGGTTTACCGATCATCCCTTGAAGGTTGA
- the glgX gene encoding glycogen debranching protein GlgX produces MTKFQLSSGTPRRLGAHHDGFGVNFAVFSEHASKIELCLFSADGQDEIQRIALPERSGPVWHGYLKDLPIGTLYGYRAHGSYAPEQGHRFNPNKLLLDPYTREMHGDWANDPATLGYDENSPAEDLSFDARDSAAFVPKSVVSDPALFKGLKGQHNPHLDRDLIYEAHPKGLTKLNAAVPKDIQGCYEGLASQPMLDHLKSLGVQAIELLPVHSFVDDKFLVDRGLRNYWGYNSIGFFAPEPRYFGPEGLKGFRAMVERFHAAGIEVILDVVYNHTAEGDQRGPTLSFRGLDNASYYRLTAGQPRYYVNDTGCGNTLNVAHPYVLRMVLDSLRFWVECMGIDGFRFDLATTLGREDHGFDPRGGFFDALRQDPVLSQVRMIAEPWDIGPGGYQLGEFPHEFSEWNDRYRDSVRRYWRGDAHSAQELGARLLGSAEMFDRAGRHSDTSINFLASHDGFTLADTTCYAQRHNHANTENNRDGHHSNYSDNGGVEGPTDDPKIQAVRQRRQRNMLATLFLSQGTPMLLAGDEIGNSQQGNNNAYCQDNALGWVNWDQADTDLLEFVKSLSRFRKTHLSVRQKRFLHGAARKRDGHPDVDWRDFDGEPLEWRDPGLANLCLTLRCSAEAPSFETDSDVVFIVFNRSSEQANVILPDTPDGLHWIRAIDTDKYQQGAFCELEVAKTVVSGQSVVAFVLKANEAKA; encoded by the coding sequence ATGACTAAGTTTCAATTGTCCAGCGGTACACCCCGCCGTCTTGGGGCACATCACGATGGGTTTGGTGTGAATTTTGCTGTGTTTTCTGAACATGCGAGCAAGATTGAGCTTTGCCTTTTTTCCGCGGACGGCCAAGACGAGATTCAGCGTATCGCGTTGCCCGAGCGTTCCGGACCTGTATGGCATGGCTATTTAAAAGATTTGCCGATTGGCACGCTGTATGGGTATCGAGCCCATGGGTCTTATGCTCCGGAACAGGGCCACCGATTTAACCCCAACAAGTTGTTGCTAGATCCATACACGCGAGAAATGCATGGCGATTGGGCCAATGATCCCGCAACGCTTGGCTATGATGAAAACTCTCCTGCCGAAGATCTGTCCTTTGATGCCCGTGACAGCGCAGCTTTTGTACCAAAATCAGTTGTCTCGGACCCAGCTCTTTTTAAGGGGCTAAAGGGGCAACACAATCCACACTTAGATCGTGATCTGATCTACGAGGCCCACCCCAAGGGACTAACCAAACTGAATGCTGCGGTGCCCAAAGACATCCAGGGTTGCTACGAAGGACTTGCTTCCCAGCCCATGCTCGACCACCTGAAGTCCCTAGGCGTGCAAGCCATCGAACTCTTGCCGGTCCACAGCTTTGTAGATGACAAATTCCTGGTTGACCGGGGGCTGCGGAATTATTGGGGGTATAATTCGATTGGGTTCTTTGCCCCGGAGCCACGTTATTTTGGGCCAGAAGGCCTAAAAGGGTTTCGCGCCATGGTCGAACGGTTTCATGCAGCCGGGATCGAGGTCATTCTGGATGTGGTTTATAACCACACCGCCGAAGGCGACCAACGTGGACCAACGCTTAGTTTCAGAGGGCTGGACAACGCGTCGTATTATCGCCTGACCGCAGGCCAACCGCGGTATTACGTCAATGATACCGGATGTGGCAATACATTGAATGTCGCGCATCCCTATGTGCTGCGCATGGTCCTTGATAGCCTGCGTTTCTGGGTTGAATGCATGGGAATTGACGGGTTTCGTTTTGATCTGGCAACGACTTTGGGACGCGAAGACCACGGATTTGATCCACGTGGTGGTTTTTTTGATGCCCTGCGCCAAGACCCGGTTTTGTCGCAAGTGCGCATGATTGCAGAGCCTTGGGACATTGGACCGGGTGGCTATCAACTCGGAGAATTCCCTCATGAATTCTCGGAATGGAATGATCGGTATCGCGACTCTGTTCGTCGCTATTGGCGTGGAGACGCCCATAGCGCCCAAGAACTTGGGGCGCGGCTCTTGGGCTCTGCTGAAATGTTTGACCGCGCCGGTCGGCACAGCGACACGTCGATTAATTTCCTTGCGTCTCATGATGGGTTTACCCTGGCTGACACCACCTGCTATGCACAGCGCCACAATCATGCGAATACAGAAAACAATCGCGACGGCCATCACAGCAATTACAGCGACAATGGGGGCGTCGAAGGCCCCACTGACGACCCCAAAATTCAAGCTGTGCGCCAACGCAGACAACGCAATATGCTGGCAACTCTCTTTCTGTCTCAAGGCACGCCAATGCTGCTGGCGGGTGATGAAATCGGCAATTCTCAGCAGGGCAACAACAATGCCTATTGCCAAGACAACGCGCTTGGATGGGTGAATTGGGATCAAGCGGATACAGACTTGCTTGAGTTTGTAAAAAGCCTTTCCAGATTTCGAAAAACTCATCTGTCTGTGCGCCAAAAGCGATTTTTGCATGGTGCTGCACGCAAACGCGATGGGCACCCCGATGTCGACTGGCGGGATTTTGATGGAGAGCCTCTTGAGTGGCGAGATCCAGGGCTTGCCAACCTATGTCTCACGCTGCGCTGCTCTGCCGAAGCGCCGAGTTTTGAGACGGACAGCGATGTGGTATTCATCGTTTTCAATCGAAGCTCAGAACAAGCCAATGTCATTCTGCCAGACACACCCGACGGGTTGCATTGGATTCGGGCAATAGACACAGATAAATACCAACAAGGTGCATTTTGCGAACTTGAAGTCGCCAAAACAGTGGTTTCCGGGCAATCGGTGGTCGCCTTTGTTTTGAAAGCCAACGAGGCTAAGGCATGA
- the malQ gene encoding 4-alpha-glucanotransferase has translation MNANNELAALADLCGIMPSFYEANGTERVTSPETQRALLAANGVDVSSDDAIRQSLADMRHAIEDRWFPEEIILQSQQESPQNFGLGATWQLRVDGCDAVVAQGLPSDHITLPPLPSGVYELTATASGRTEIVTVLVAPERLPSIQSLTDSDRLWGINFALYGLRSKRNAGLGDFVDLGDFAEITAKQGVAFLGINPLHNMGFDDHIAISPYSPSHRGFLNTSYIALDTIPGVAATDRADFETLRQSSTVAYQAHKTAHNQKLSEAYKIFQATAPQSLKSDFAEFQAAAPQDLLEFAGFEATSALYGPDWRKWPDAPEAIDPEHLEFHLWLQWVAEIQLFEVQARARAAGMPLGLYLDLAVGPRRDGAESRCESDVIATGVSIGAPPDHLSPEGQNWQLAAFSPRKLKAQRYTAFRRILAQTMRYAGVIRIDHVLGLNRSFWIPDDGSPGAYIRQPFESLLAIIKIEAERHNCVVIGEDLGLVPEGFRETMRHHGFYGYSVMQYEKNDHGGFRDTQNGPTQVLSCFATHDTPTVAGFQNARDIDWWQELAWIDEGTAQNMRAQRSHEVASLGPAADFAFTVHGLLADSNAGLVAVQFDDILSEVEAQNLPGTIDEHPNWRRKYSLSLEDMPGDDRLVSLANLMRNAGRARFKAAN, from the coding sequence ATGAACGCAAATAACGAGCTCGCGGCCCTCGCCGACCTCTGTGGGATTATGCCAAGCTTTTACGAAGCCAATGGCACAGAGAGGGTCACATCACCTGAAACCCAAAGGGCGCTTTTGGCCGCCAACGGCGTTGATGTATCATCCGACGATGCCATTCGTCAAAGCTTGGCCGACATGCGTCACGCCATCGAAGATCGGTGGTTTCCCGAAGAAATCATATTACAGAGCCAGCAGGAATCGCCCCAAAATTTTGGTCTTGGCGCTACGTGGCAGTTACGCGTCGATGGCTGTGACGCGGTAGTTGCCCAAGGATTGCCCAGCGATCATATAACTTTGCCGCCCCTGCCCTCTGGCGTCTATGAATTAACGGCCACGGCCTCTGGCCGCACAGAAATCGTCACAGTGCTGGTCGCGCCCGAGCGGCTGCCGTCCATTCAATCTTTGACCGACTCTGATCGTCTTTGGGGCATCAATTTTGCGCTGTATGGCCTGCGATCAAAGCGCAACGCTGGTCTGGGTGACTTTGTTGATCTGGGTGATTTTGCAGAAATTACGGCCAAGCAAGGCGTGGCGTTTCTGGGGATAAACCCGCTGCATAATATGGGGTTTGACGACCACATCGCCATTAGCCCTTATTCGCCGTCCCACCGTGGGTTTTTAAACACTTCCTACATTGCGCTTGATACAATTCCCGGCGTAGCTGCCACAGATAGAGCTGACTTTGAAACGCTAAGGCAATCAAGTACCGTTGCATATCAGGCCCACAAAACAGCACACAATCAAAAGCTGTCAGAGGCATACAAGATCTTTCAGGCAACAGCCCCACAGAGTTTGAAATCAGATTTTGCTGAATTCCAGGCCGCGGCACCACAAGATTTGCTAGAATTTGCAGGGTTCGAAGCCACCAGCGCGCTCTATGGTCCAGACTGGCGGAAATGGCCTGACGCCCCTGAGGCAATCGACCCCGAGCATCTTGAATTTCATTTGTGGTTGCAATGGGTTGCCGAAATACAATTATTCGAGGTTCAGGCGCGCGCACGCGCTGCTGGCATGCCGCTGGGCCTGTATCTTGATTTGGCTGTGGGGCCGCGCAGAGACGGTGCTGAAAGCCGGTGTGAAAGCGATGTTATTGCCACCGGGGTTTCCATCGGAGCCCCTCCCGATCATCTTAGTCCGGAAGGTCAAAACTGGCAGCTTGCCGCCTTTTCGCCGCGCAAACTTAAGGCCCAACGCTATACCGCTTTTCGCCGGATATTGGCGCAGACAATGCGCTATGCAGGGGTGATCCGCATCGATCACGTCTTGGGTCTAAACCGCAGTTTTTGGATTCCCGATGACGGCAGCCCCGGCGCATATATTCGCCAACCCTTTGAATCGCTTTTGGCCATCATCAAGATAGAGGCAGAGCGCCACAACTGTGTGGTTATTGGTGAAGATTTGGGGCTTGTCCCTGAAGGGTTTCGCGAAACCATGCGCCATCATGGTTTCTACGGCTATTCTGTTATGCAGTATGAAAAAAATGATCACGGTGGTTTCCGTGATACGCAAAATGGCCCAACCCAGGTGCTGTCATGCTTTGCCACCCATGACACGCCGACGGTGGCTGGATTTCAAAACGCCCGCGATATTGACTGGTGGCAGGAACTCGCGTGGATTGACGAGGGAACCGCACAGAACATGCGCGCGCAACGCAGCCACGAAGTCGCCTCGCTTGGCCCGGCTGCGGACTTTGCTTTCACTGTTCACGGCTTGCTTGCCGATTCCAATGCTGGGCTGGTTGCGGTGCAATTTGACGACATTCTTTCTGAGGTCGAAGCGCAAAACTTGCCTGGTACCATTGACGAGCATCCAAATTGGCGTCGCAAATACAGTTTATCGTTGGAAGATATGCCCGGTGATGACCGACTGGTATCCCTTGCCAATCTAATGCGCAACGCTGGCAGAGCACGCTTCAAGGCAGCGAACTAA
- a CDS encoding heme biosynthesis HemY N-terminal domain-containing protein, whose amino-acid sequence MLWSLTKILVFVVTIAAMTLGAGYLMESQGGVMITVAGVEYTLSPLMSVIGLIVLVVAVWLILKALSFLVALAHFLNGDETAMSRYFNRSRERRGYQALTEGMMALASGEGRVAMDKARKAERLLRKPELTNLITAQAAEVSGDRRKAEDVYKTLLKDQSTRFVGVRGLMKQKLEDGNTETALKLAETAFALKPKHVETQDVLLKLQAETKNWTAARETLNAKLKHGSLPRDVHKRRDAVLALSEAKDLAATDSTIEMREASIEANRLSPDLIPAAVLAAKGYIEQGKPRYALRVLKKAWEAQPHPDLAAAFAAIVPDETPAARIKRFEALIKSTPDHSETKLLMAELQIAAEDFPAARRALGDLWESDPTARTLTMMAAIERGEGADDAVVKGWLARALTASRGPQWVCDNCQNIHAEWAPVCENCQSFDTLSWKTPAASEMVNTTGLEMLPLIVGAIEDQGASDAVDEVVHETLESTAEETTVEVLQPEDEK is encoded by the coding sequence ATGCTCTGGTCTCTTACTAAAATTCTGGTTTTCGTTGTCACCATTGCCGCCATGACCCTTGGGGCTGGTTATTTGATGGAAAGCCAAGGCGGGGTGATGATTACGGTGGCTGGGGTGGAATACACTCTGAGCCCTTTGATGTCTGTCATTGGCCTGATTGTGCTTGTTGTTGCGGTTTGGTTGATCCTAAAGGCCTTGTCCTTTCTTGTTGCGCTTGCCCATTTTCTGAATGGCGATGAAACCGCAATGAGCCGCTATTTCAACCGCAGCCGCGAACGGCGCGGCTATCAAGCTTTGACAGAGGGCATGATGGCATTGGCCTCGGGTGAAGGTCGCGTGGCTATGGACAAGGCGCGCAAGGCCGAGCGTCTGTTGCGCAAGCCAGAGCTGACAAATTTGATAACGGCGCAGGCCGCAGAAGTTTCTGGCGATCGCCGCAAGGCCGAAGATGTTTATAAAACATTGCTGAAAGATCAAAGCACCCGATTTGTTGGTGTGCGCGGATTGATGAAGCAAAAGCTGGAAGACGGCAACACAGAGACTGCATTGAAACTGGCTGAGACAGCGTTTGCACTGAAGCCAAAGCATGTTGAAACACAGGATGTTTTGCTAAAGCTACAGGCAGAAACAAAAAACTGGACCGCTGCCCGCGAGACTTTGAATGCAAAGCTTAAGCATGGTTCGTTGCCGCGCGACGTGCACAAGCGGCGTGACGCTGTTCTGGCCTTGTCAGAAGCCAAAGATCTTGCAGCGACAGATTCTACGATAGAAATGCGCGAGGCTTCGATTGAAGCGAACCGTTTGTCCCCTGATTTGATCCCGGCAGCGGTGCTTGCGGCCAAAGGTTATATTGAACAGGGTAAACCACGTTACGCGCTGCGGGTATTGAAGAAAGCTTGGGAAGCCCAACCGCATCCGGATCTTGCAGCGGCCTTTGCAGCCATTGTTCCAGATGAAACACCCGCTGCCCGCATCAAACGATTTGAAGCCCTAATAAAGTCAACGCCGGATCATTCCGAAACCAAATTGTTGATGGCAGAGCTGCAAATTGCAGCCGAAGATTTTCCGGCAGCGCGTCGCGCATTGGGCGATCTTTGGGAAAGCGATCCAACCGCGCGTACATTGACCATGATGGCGGCAATCGAGCGTGGCGAAGGCGCGGATGATGCGGTGGTCAAAGGATGGCTAGCACGCGCGTTGACGGCGTCGCGTGGACCGCAATGGGTGTGCGATAATTGTCAGAATATTCACGCCGAATGGGCACCGGTTTGTGAAAATTGCCAGAGCTTTGACACTCTCAGCTGGAAGACGCCAGCTGCATCCGAAATGGTTAATACGACGGGGCTAGAAATGCTGCCGTTGATTGTTGGGGCAATCGAAGACCAAGGGGCTTCTGACGCGGTAGACGAAGTGGTTCACGAAACACTAGAATCGACTGCTGAAGAGACGACAGTTGAGGTCCTGCAGCCGGAAGATGAAAAGTAG
- a CDS encoding uroporphyrinogen-III synthase, protein MANTKPLVILTRPRAQSAEFAEALRQVGFDGLILQAPVIQVVSKPSIFDQSDVTGAIFTSANAVRHSPVLDVPAWCVGDRTASEAQKAGWSTISANGNVEALLKLIKGQALQGPLVHFRGEHSRGKLAQRLSNLGIPIQDVVTYQQIAQKLTAKASAALTGEAPVIVPLFSPRSARIFADMGPFSAPIHLILMSGAVSKEVVDLDTRSRLIVSVPTAKAMLEGIQSLIDAA, encoded by the coding sequence ATGGCAAATACCAAACCACTCGTTATCCTGACGCGCCCTAGGGCGCAGTCAGCTGAGTTTGCCGAGGCGCTGCGCCAAGTTGGGTTTGACGGGTTAATCCTGCAAGCCCCGGTTATTCAAGTGGTGTCCAAGCCCTCGATCTTTGATCAGTCTGACGTGACCGGTGCCATCTTTACATCGGCCAATGCGGTGCGCCATAGCCCGGTCTTAGATGTCCCTGCCTGGTGCGTGGGTGACCGCACAGCATCAGAGGCCCAAAAGGCGGGTTGGTCAACGATATCGGCCAATGGAAACGTCGAAGCCTTATTGAAATTGATTAAAGGTCAGGCCTTACAAGGCCCATTGGTGCATTTCCGAGGCGAGCACAGCCGCGGCAAACTGGCGCAACGCCTTTCGAATTTGGGCATACCCATACAGGATGTTGTGACCTATCAGCAGATTGCGCAAAAGCTTACCGCCAAAGCCTCGGCTGCACTGACCGGGGAAGCGCCGGTGATTGTTCCCCTGTTTTCGCCGCGTTCGGCGCGGATATTTGCAGACATGGGGCCGTTTTCAGCACCAATTCACTTGATACTGATGAGCGGCGCTGTGTCAAAAGAGGTTGTTGATCTGGACACACGATCGCGATTAATTGTTTCTGTCCCGACGGCCAAGGCCATGTTAGAGGGCATTCAAAGCTTGATAGATGCAGCTTGA
- the tsaD gene encoding tRNA (adenosine(37)-N6)-threonylcarbamoyltransferase complex transferase subunit TsaD: MTRTLTILGLESSCDDTSAAILRQKGDAPAEILSNVVYGQSDLHAAFGGVVPEIAARAHAEKLDICVEDALMAANVSLDSIDAVAVTAGPGLIGGVLSGVMCAKGLAAGLNIPLIGVNHLAGHALTPRLTDQVAYPYLMLLVSGGHCQFLIARGPEDFSRIGGTIDDAPGEAFDKTARLLGLPQPGGPSVQSAALDGDPKRFALPRPLLDRPGCDMSFSGLKTALLRARDAIIAEKGGLTEQDRADLCASFQAAVVDVVGKKTARAIMQYLRETPDTPLLAVAGGVAANTAIRAELESVCQTHGTQFTAPPLKLCTDNAAMIAYAGLERFKAGKQDDMHLTARPRWPLDTRAPALLGSGKKGAKA, encoded by the coding sequence ATGACACGCACCCTTACAATATTGGGATTGGAAAGCAGCTGCGACGATACATCTGCAGCGATCCTTCGACAAAAAGGCGATGCACCCGCCGAAATTTTGTCAAATGTGGTCTATGGCCAAAGTGATTTGCACGCTGCGTTTGGTGGTGTTGTGCCTGAAATCGCCGCGCGCGCCCATGCCGAGAAATTGGATATTTGCGTCGAAGACGCTTTGATGGCAGCAAATGTTTCGCTGGACAGCATAGATGCCGTCGCGGTGACTGCCGGCCCCGGTCTGATTGGCGGCGTTCTGTCTGGCGTGATGTGCGCCAAAGGTCTGGCTGCGGGTTTGAATATTCCGCTCATAGGTGTGAACCATCTGGCCGGCCACGCGCTAACCCCGCGCCTGACGGATCAAGTGGCTTATCCTTACTTGATGCTTTTGGTTAGCGGCGGACATTGCCAGTTTTTGATAGCACGCGGTCCAGAAGATTTTAGCCGCATCGGTGGCACAATTGACGATGCGCCGGGCGAGGCCTTTGACAAAACCGCCCGGCTGCTAGGCCTGCCACAACCCGGTGGTCCATCGGTGCAGTCTGCTGCCCTAGATGGCGATCCCAAAAGGTTTGCCTTGCCGCGCCCTCTGCTTGATCGCCCGGGCTGCGACATGTCGTTTTCTGGATTAAAGACCGCTTTACTGCGCGCACGCGATGCCATTATCGCCGAAAAAGGCGGGCTCACTGAACAAGATCGCGCTGATCTTTGTGCGTCTTTTCAGGCGGCAGTTGTAGATGTGGTCGGCAAGAAAACGGCGCGTGCGATCATGCAATACTTGCGGGAAACGCCCGACACGCCGCTTTTGGCTGTGGCGGGCGGCGTTGCTGCAAACACTGCCATTCGGGCTGAATTAGAGTCTGTTTGCCAGACACATGGCACGCAATTCACGGCTCCTCCGCTGAAACTGTGCACGGATAACGCTGCGATGATCGCCTATGCAGGCCTGGAACGCTTTAAGGCGGGCAAGCAAGACGATATGCATTTGACTGCGCGGCCCAGATGGCCGTTGGACACCCGCGCGCCTGCCCTCTTGGGAAGCGGTAAAAAAGGAGCAAAAGCATGA
- a CDS encoding NAD(P)H-dependent glycerol-3-phosphate dehydrogenase, translated as MTIGVVGAGAFGTSLAISIARSGAPVVLWARDEATVKSIQETRTNAARLPNIQIPENVVATSDLSDLTDDVVLLSVPMQRLREVLNNAPSLQGKTLVACCKGIELTTGLGPVAVISDCMPSATPAILTGPSFASDIAKGLPTALTLACSDAQAGLALQQQLRAPNLRIYRTTDTIGAELGGALKNVIAIACGASDGAGLGDSARASVMTRGFAEINRMALKLGALPDTLAGLSGFGDLTLTCTSDQSRNYQFGHALGREVPFDVAITVEGAATARATLEKARKLNIEMPITESVVALLDQKLKVREAMTQLLARPAKEE; from the coding sequence ATGACAATTGGCGTTGTTGGAGCTGGCGCATTTGGCACATCGCTCGCGATTTCCATCGCCCGAAGCGGCGCCCCTGTTGTGCTTTGGGCACGTGACGAAGCGACAGTTAAGTCTATCCAAGAAACGCGCACAAATGCGGCCCGTTTACCCAACATTCAAATCCCCGAAAATGTTGTCGCCACAAGTGATCTATCGGACTTAACCGATGACGTTGTGCTGCTTTCCGTTCCAATGCAACGGCTGCGGGAGGTTTTGAACAACGCCCCATCTTTGCAGGGAAAAACCCTTGTGGCGTGCTGCAAAGGCATCGAGCTAACGACCGGACTTGGTCCGGTTGCTGTTATTTCCGACTGCATGCCCTCTGCCACGCCTGCAATTCTAACCGGTCCAAGTTTTGCAAGTGACATCGCTAAGGGCTTGCCAACCGCGCTTACGTTGGCCTGCAGCGATGCGCAGGCTGGCTTGGCACTGCAACAGCAATTACGCGCACCAAACCTGCGCATATACCGCACAACCGATACCATTGGTGCTGAACTTGGCGGGGCCTTAAAGAACGTGATCGCGATTGCTTGTGGTGCGTCTGATGGGGCCGGACTGGGCGACAGTGCCCGTGCCTCGGTGATGACGCGTGGCTTTGCAGAAATCAACCGAATGGCTCTAAAACTGGGTGCACTACCCGATACGTTGGCCGGACTTTCCGGCTTTGGTGATCTGACCTTGACCTGCACATCAGATCAATCACGAAACTATCAATTTGGTCATGCGTTGGGCCGCGAGGTTCCCTTTGATGTTGCCATAACCGTTGAAGGGGCAGCCACAGCCCGCGCCACTCTGGAAAAGGCCCGAAAGCTTAATATTGAAATGCCTATAACAGAGTCTGTTGTGGCACTACTTGACCAAAAACTTAAGGTACGCGAGGCTATGACCCAACTGCTCGCTCGCCCTGCAAAAGAGGAATAA
- a CDS encoding YciI family protein, whose product MRFALVAKDKPNSLEVRKANRDAHVAYLKSSDAVEMAGPFLDENGEMCGSLIVLEMPDMQAAQAWAAKDPYKAADLFASVEITAWNKVIG is encoded by the coding sequence ATGCGTTTTGCCCTAGTCGCCAAAGACAAACCGAATTCACTGGAAGTGCGGAAAGCCAATCGCGACGCACATGTGGCTTATTTGAAATCATCAGATGCCGTCGAAATGGCCGGCCCCTTTTTAGATGAAAATGGCGAGATGTGCGGATCTTTGATTGTTCTGGAAATGCCTGACATGCAAGCCGCCCAAGCTTGGGCCGCCAAAGACCCTTATAAAGCTGCTGATCTGTTTGCCAGCGTCGAAATCACGGCCTGGAACAAGGTGATCGGATAA
- a CDS encoding EVE domain-containing protein, translating to MRYWLFKSEPSTWSWQNQIDKGEIGEEWDGVRNYQARNFMREMQIGDLGFFYHSQKEKSVVGIVEVVATAHQDSTTDDARWECVDIKAVRSLAHPVGLDTIKADPRLDDMILVRNSRLSVQPVSETEWTIITALSEKPN from the coding sequence ATGCGTTACTGGCTGTTCAAATCCGAACCATCGACCTGGAGCTGGCAAAACCAGATCGACAAGGGCGAAATAGGCGAGGAATGGGACGGCGTGCGCAACTACCAAGCGCGTAACTTCATGCGCGAGATGCAAATCGGGGATCTTGGGTTCTTTTACCATTCTCAGAAAGAAAAATCAGTGGTTGGTATTGTCGAGGTAGTGGCTACTGCCCACCAAGATTCGACAACCGACGACGCCCGTTGGGAATGCGTGGATATCAAAGCCGTGCGATCATTGGCGCATCCAGTTGGTCTAGACACCATCAAAGCTGACCCGCGCTTAGACGATATGATCTTGGTGCGAAACTCGCGGCTGTCCGTGCAACCCGTCAGCGAGACTGAGTGGACGATCATCACGGCGCTTTCGGAAAAACCTAACTAA